One Saimiri boliviensis isolate mSaiBol1 chromosome 17, mSaiBol1.pri, whole genome shotgun sequence genomic window carries:
- the GALR2 gene encoding galanin receptor type 2 produces the protein MNVSGGAGAGNANQPGGGGGWHPEAVIVPLLFALIFLVGTVGNALVLAVLLRGGQAVSTTNLFILNLGVADLCFILCCVPFQATIYTLDGWVFGSLMCKAVHFLIFLTMHASSFTLAAVSLDRYLAIRYPLHSRELRTPRNALAAIGLIWGLSLLFSGPYLSYYRQSQLANLTVCHPAWSAPRRRAMDLCTFVFSYLLPVLVLGLTYARTLRYLWRAVDPVAAGSGARRAKRKVTRMILIVAALFCLCWMPHHALILCVWFGSFPLTRATYALRILSHLVSYANSCVNPIVYALVSKHFRKGFRKICEGLLGRAPRRASGRVCAAAPGTHNGSVMERESTDLTHVSEAAGPLSPCPGASQPCTLEPGPGRSWQGPKAGNSLLTVDVT, from the exons ATGAACGTCTCCGGCGGCGCAGGGGCCGGGAACGCGAACCAACCCGGCGGCGGGGGCGGCTGGCACCCAGAGGCAGTCATCGTGCCCTTGCTCTTCGCGCTCATCTTCCTCGTGGGCACCGTGGGCAACGCGCTGGTGCTGGCGGTGCTGCTGCGCGGCGGCCAAGCGGTCAGCACCACCAACTTGTTCATCCTCAACCTGGGCGTGGCCGACCTGTGTTTCATCTTGTGCTGCGTGCCCTTCCAGGCCACCATCTACACGCTGGACGGTTGGGTGTTCGGCTCGCTGATGTGCAAGGCGGTACACTTCCTCATCTTCCTCACCATGCACGCCAGCAGCTTCACGCTGGCCGCCGTCTCCCTGGACAG GTATCTGGCCATCCGCTACCCGTTGCACTCCCGCGAGCTGCGCACGCCTCGAAACGCGCTGGCAGCGATCGGGCTCATCTGGGGGCTGTCGCTGCTCTTCTCCGGGCCCTACCTGAGCTACTACCGCCAGTCACAGCTGGCCAACCTGACCGTGTGCCATCCGGCGTGGAGCGCGCCTCGCCGCCGCGCCATGGACCTCTGCACCTTCGTCTTCAGCTACCTGCTTCCGGTGCTGGTTCTCGGCCTGACCTACGCGCGCACCCTGCGCTACCTCTGGCGCGCCGTCGACCCGGTGGCCGCCGGCTCGGGTGCCCGGCGAGCCAAGCGCAAGGTGACGCGCATGATCCTCATCGTGGCCGCGCTCTTCTGCCTCTGCTGGATGCCCCACCACGCGCTCATCCTCTGCGTGTGGTTCGGCAGTTTCCCGCTCACGCGCGCCACTTACGCGCTGCGCATCCTCTCGCACCTGGTCTCCTACGCCAACTCCTGCGTCAACCCCATCGTTTATGCTCTGGTCTCCAAGCACTTCCGCAAAGGCTTCCGCAAGATCTGTGAGGGCCTGTTGGGCCGTGCCCCACGCCGAGCCTCGGGCCGCGTGTGCGCTGCCGCGCCGGGCACCCACAACGGCAGCGTGATGGAGCGCGAGTCCACCGACCTGACGCACGTGAGCGAGGCTGCAGGGCCCCTAAGTCCTTGCCCCGGCGCTTCCCAGCCGTGTACCCTCGAGCCTGGTCCCGGCCGGTCCTGGCAGGGCCCAAAGGCAGGCAACAGCCTCCTGACAGTTGATGTGACCTGA
- the ZACN gene encoding LOW QUALITY PROTEIN: ligand-gated cation channel ZACN (The sequence of the model RefSeq protein was modified relative to this genomic sequence to represent the inferred CDS: inserted 1 base in 1 codon): MALQLLLRLTFLGLSITSPLVHGEGFQGPEAIWPYLFFNFNLPQKVXESIQIPNNGSAPLLVDVQVFVSNVFNVDILRYTVSSMLLLKLSWLDTRLAWNNSAQPQHAVTLPWDSLWTPRLTILEALWVDWRDQSPQARVDQDGHVKLNLALTTETNCDFELLHFPRDQSNCSLSFYALSNTVMELEFQAHAVNEIVSVKREYVVYDLKTQVPLHQVVPCFKVTLSLKNTALKSIIALLVPAEALLLADVCGGLLPLWTIERIAYKVTLLLSYLVFHSSLVEALPSSSSCNPLLIYFFTILLLLLFLSTVETVLLAGLLAKGSLGAKSSPSPALRGEHREHGNSGPHPEEPPRGVKGSQRSWPETADRIFFLVYVAGVLCCQFIFAGIWMWAACKSDPAPGEAAPHGRRPRP; this comes from the exons ATGGCCCTGCAGCTCCTGCTCCGTCTCACCTTCCTGGGGCTCAGCATCACCTCACCCTTGGTCCATGGGGAGGGCTTCCAAGGGCCAGAAGCCA TCTGGCCATATCTCTTCTTCAACTTCAACTTGCCCCAGAAGG CGGAAAGCATCCAGATTCCGAACAATGGGAGTGCACCCCTGCTCGTGGATGTGCAAGTGTTTGTGTCCAATGTGTTTAATGTG GACATCCTGCGGTACACAGTGTCCTCCATGCTGCTGCTTAAGCTG TCCTGGCTGGACACTCGCCTGGCCTGGAACAATAGTGCACAGCCGCAGCATGCTGTCACGCTGCCCTGGGACTCTCTCTGGACACCAAGGCTCACCATCCTGGAGGC GCTCTGGGTAGACTGGAGGGACCAGAGCCCACAGGCCCGAGTAGACCAGGACGGCCACGTGAAGCTCAACCTGGCCCTCACCACAGAGACCAACTGCGACTTCGAGCTCCTCCATTTCCCCCGGGACCAGAGcaactgcagcctcagcttctaTGCTCTCAGCAACACAG TGATGGAGTTAGAGTTCCAGGCCCACGCGGTGAACGAGATTGTGAGTGTTAAGAGGGAATATGTAGTTTATGACCTGAAGACCCAAGTCCCACTCCATCAGGTGGTGCCCTGCTTCAAAGTGACG CTGAGCCTGAAGAACACTGCACTCAAGTCCATCATTGCTCTCTTGGTGCCTGCGGAGGCGCTGCTGTTGGCCGATGTGTGCGGGGGGCTGCTGCCCCTCTGGACCATCGAGCGCATTGCCTACAAGGTGACCTTGCTGCTGAGCTACCTGGTCTTCCACTCCTCCCTGGTAGAGGCCCTGCCAAGCTCCTCCTCCTGCAACCCCCTGCTCA TTTACTTCTTCAccatcctgctgctgctgctcttcctCAGCACCGTGGAGACTGTGCTGCTGGCTGGGCTGCTGGCCAAGGGCAGCCTTGGGGCCAAgagcagccccagcccagccctaaGAGGGGAACATCGAGAGCATGGCAACTCAGGGCCTCATCCTGAag AGCCCCCCAGGGGAGTAAAGGGGTCACAGAGGAGCTGGCCTGAGACTGCTGACCGCATCTTCTTCCTGGTGTATGTGGCTGGGGTGCTGTGCTGCCAATTCATCTTCGCTGGCATTTGGATGTGGGCAGCGTGCAAGTCTGACCCAGCCCCTGGAGAGGCTGCACCCCATGGCAGGAGGCCTAGACCATAA